ATCAATGAGCAAAATGGATGTGGAGAAGCTACTGTTGGATCTTAACGAGGGACGGATTATGACCCAGCAGACATTCGAAGGATTGGATGTGGAAGTTTACCTTGATGAAAGAGATACCTATGCATTTGCTGACGAGTGGATGCAATCCTTTGAACGATGGGCTCAAGCTTCCGCTGTGGCTGAAGAAGAGGTGCTGCGTGCATGCAGGGAACAGGCGTTCAAACAGACATTAGCTCTCAACTGCGAACCTGAGTTAGCGGGGTATGTAAGTGATGATATGGGTTTAATTGGCGCTGCACTGTTACAGGATGTGATGCAAGATTCCTTTGTGAATCAGCTATTGGAGAGTTATCGTCAAGGTCGGTTGCCCCTGCGATAAGCGGGGAGCGACCAATATGATTGTTTTCGTTTGTATAAAAAAATAGCATCAAATGTACATTGTGAGTGGGATGAAGCATGAGTTACAATTCACCTAGGCAATAGATGAGAATGATAATCATTGTATGTATAACATTCTCACGGTTACATCAACAGATCACATAGGGGTGAAGGGTAACATGGTAGGTTTTATTAAAGGTTTCAAAGGGTGGACGATCACATTACTGCTCATGGGTTTAGTGATTTCAGGATGTAGTACAAATACCGCTACGAATGCGGAACAGACTCCTGCAACTGAAAGTGCAGCTTCTGGAGAAAATACTTCTGGATCTGAGACAGAGCCTGCGACACGGGTTGTACAGGATGAATTTGGAGATGTGACGATTCCGGTTCAACCACAGCGGATTGCTGGAATATATGTAGAAGATTATCTGAAGGCGCTCGATATTACACCTGTAGTACAGTGGTATCATCCTTTGTGGGGTGTACAGGATTATTTAGGACTGGATGTTCCGCAATTTGATACCACAGGGAGCATTGAAGCTTTGTTGGAATATGATCCGGATCTCATCATTGTAGATGGTGGAGTGGATATGGAGAAATATGAGATGTATTCCAAGGTGGCACCGACGTATCGCTTGCCTGAGAGCGTGTTGCAGGATTCGAATCAAATTTTGAAAACCATTGCCGATGTTGTGGGTAAACCGGAAAAGGGTGAAGAAGTTGCTACGGCATTCGGAGCCAAGGTTGCAGATGCTAAGGCGAAGTTGCAGGAAGCGGTTGGAGACGAGACCGTCGCAGTTGTCCGGCTGAATGTTAACGATGATACACTGGCGTTGTTCGGTGTGAAGAA
This Paenibacillus xylanexedens DNA region includes the following protein-coding sequences:
- a CDS encoding ABC transporter substrate-binding protein, with translation MVGFIKGFKGWTITLLLMGLVISGCSTNTATNAEQTPATESAASGENTSGSETEPATRVVQDEFGDVTIPVQPQRIAGIYVEDYLKALDITPVVQWYHPLWGVQDYLGLDVPQFDTTGSIEALLEYDPDLIIVDGGVDMEKYEMYSKVAPTYRLPESVLQDSNQILKTIADVVGKPEKGEEVATAFGAKVADAKAKLQEAVGDETVAVVRLNVNDDTLALFGVKNRFTGFIYSELGLTPHPLVSKMEEYQEILSEEAIPQLDADHLIIFPSNGEWSSPENKEALKVLDSKLWQSLPAVKNNQVYIMERAHWQSGAITANSMKIDDLLKKMTP